GTGAATgtaagttacacactgagttgtAAACTCATTAGTTGTTTGTTTAGATTACAGGTAACCCATAAACTTAGGCGGATCAGCGTGGCAGGAGCTCGGTCATCTCTCTTTAGTTATTTTATCGTTGCTTTTATAAACCTACGCTAGTGTGTGTTTGTTTTGAATTACGCTTTGGaagttgaattttatgtttaatctaaataattacATGCTTTTCGATTGTTGAATTTCAAGTAAATAAGGGCTAGTTTGctctaaaataatttgatgtaaCCTTCAAACTTGGCCTTAACTTCTAggccgggtatggggtgttacaataattcGAAATAATAAGAGCGTTGTTACGCTCCTCCCCAACAACATCTAACTTGGGAAGAACTTGTTGAAAAGTAGATTTAGACAAAATCTTGATAAGAGGAACATCAAGTTGATTAGCAGAGAGAATATGAGTAACACAAACTTGACAACGTCGCACTTGTTCATGAACAAAGTGAAGCTCAACTTCTAGATACTTCATTTTCGTGTGGTTCACTAGATTTGCCGCAATATAGGTGACATCAATATTGTCAAATAGTATCAATGGCATGGTTGGGTATACAACATGGAGGTCTATGAGCAAGTGCATGATCCAATATATTTCGAAAAGAGCAACAACTACAATACGATATTCTACTTCTATagatgaataaaaaaaacatatcatTTCATATGATTACCTTAAatatcaacatttaaaacatttcatttaatattattgttataaataattataaacatatcattcaatacTTTGATACTATTACTATGCTATAAGTTGAATGAACACTTATCTTATGAATTTTACAGAAATGCCAAGTtgagaaatcaaataattaaaaattagagtTAATCCACACACATGATGATTGAAACTTAAAAGTAGTAATTAGTGTCCACTTGGAAAACTGAGACCCCAGGAATAAGGAGTGGTAAAGAGGTTAAAAGGCAGATACTGTATGTCGGCTACTATCATTGGCAATTAATAAATGTTGCTCTAACATAATAAgaaaaaggggttgctaagtatGTACAATCAAAATGTGCTTGGTTCCCAAAGTGATATAATATATTCTATTAAATAGGTATGTATGTAATGTATGCTTTTGCAGAGGCATGTGCTCCCAAACCCCATGATCTTTTGCTTTAATGGGGAGCATATCGTGCCTTgcagggttttttttttctttttagtgtGGCTTCGTGCTTCCCAATGATAATAACTACCTTAAAAGTAAGGGTTTTAAAAAGTTTACTTCATTCTTACAAGAGGAGCCTACACATTATGACCATCATTCATGGCTCTTTTCCCACGATATATTTATCATCAGAAATTGAACAATCTTATGTTTTTAGAGACAAAAACTGTGAAAAACTAGCTATTCAAAGGATAAATCCACTAAATCACCGATAAACTAGTAATAAATAGTTcaaattaaagattttgaattaaaatttggtttgttCAGTATGTAACAAATCCAAATATTACATCTCACATCCTTTTAGAAGAATTTTGAACACGGTATTGTCTTTTATGGTGGTGGTGACCAGCAAAAAGGCCAATTAACATCAAGAACGAAGAGGGCGTGCAAATGTCAATGGCAAAATAGTTTTGTCGCATTCTCTTTTGTTCTTAAAATCTCAaatcataacaaaatataatgttatttcCATGCACAAATGAGCtgatagattaaaaaaaaaagattattttaaaaaccatTAGGTTATATAAAAAGAAGTTTTGACAAGATAGATATTTCAATGGAAGAAAACAGGCATGGTACACACAAAGTGCGAGAGATGCAAAAATTATAGTAGAAATCGACAATAGCATATAATTGGAATGGTGGGCAAGTACAAATTGATGTACTAAACTCATAACAATTAAGTAACAAGTTAAGATTTGCATGTGCATGGCATGCATTATCATATACCTCAGGCAAAACcctattgtaattataattaatttactaaaaccCTATTCAGATATCAGACGCAGGGCCGGGGagcataattaattaataaagtcTAATCATAAGTCAAATATATGTTAGAAATTGATCATCCAAATGGTGAATTCCTCCCTTGTGCCACACTACCACTATTTATCATAGGGTTCATCCTCTCTGTCTGAAGTGCTGCCCTTCTTGGCGATGGCCTTTCCAGCTTAGGCGATGCTTCGAACTTCTTTTCACCTATGCCATCGCCCGAAAGCACCGGCTTGGCATCGTAAATCTCCGAAATACTGTCTAGCTCGGTAGACGGCGGTGCAAGCTGAATCTGGTCGGTTTTGAAAGGATCATCTTGAGGTCCTAGACATGATGGTGCCGTGCCCAAATCTTGCAGTCGGAGATCATCGGACCAGATCAATGGACTCTTCCCGCTGCCGCTGTAAGGGCTCGGCCTCTTCTTTCCGAGGCAAGTGTTATCATTATTGGAAATGAAGCCATCAACTAATGGTCTATCCATGTTGTGTGGGAGATCGAGTTGGTCACCTCCGTAAATGTTGAGATCTTGAAACGGTGGGAAATTGAGAGGACCGAAATCTTTCATCGCTCCGATATCAGGAACACCTTGATTTCCCATACCTTTGTAGCCCCCGGAAGCCATATTTTCGCCAGCCAATGTTTGACAAGCCTTTTCTAGTATGGACTGCATATACTTGCCTTGAGCCTCAATCCTCAGTTGAAGGTGTCTTTGAACCTGCCAGCCACGCATGAACGAGTTCATATAAAAGAAGATTTATCCACCCAAACATTTCATTGTTTTGTAATAGTGATGAAGCAAGAAAGAATATAATATGATCTGTTGAGATAAGGAGAATCTGTGCATACCTCCAATTGCTCATGAAGTCTTCTCTGCACTTCCATTTGCATCCTAATCGCATCACCCATGCATGTTAGAGTTACACATACGTTCCACGAGAAAATcccaaataatttcatttttagaaaaaaaaaaagaaaaaaaaagagaggcaaATTCTATGTgatttatattcatttaattcatgctTTATATCGATTGAACGTATTAAATCGTAAACTGATCATGGACATCCCCAACAATTCAATATTAATCGTAATTAAAGTTCAAAAAGGGGGTATGCACCAAAAAAAAAGTTCTAAAAGGGGGTAGGCCTAACTTGATTGCTCTTGATAGTATTTTTTACATCATTAAAATAATCACAACAACTGAATAGATACATACTCGTTCATGCTACGAGCCATCATGCCTGAGGACGAAGCCGCACTTCTTTGAAGATCTAACGCCCCCGGAAAAAcagggaagaaaagaaaaattagctacaaacatacatacatgcatgaatatatatatatatatatatatatacacagtAGTATGTTTAAAGAAAACCCTAGAAAGAAGAGTCCACCTCATCTCTTACCATCTTTCATAGAGTGatcatttatttctttgtgaGGTTGCTTTCCAAGTCTGAATTTCTAATCCAACAAGAAGGATTAAAATTAGTGTAATCAAAAGAAGcataaaaaagagaggaaaagatgaataaaataacacacaaaaagaaaaaagaaaagggaaatccAAGACAACCCTACATGGAGAAGCTGGTCACAAAAGGGCTGGAAGAAAAAAGCTAAAGCAAGCATGAGATATGGGTGTCGTATTCAAACCTGGAGATGGCTCTTGAGGTGGTAAAGTGTAAGGCCCTTCACTCCCATAACTCTCATGATTGTTTTTGGTGTGGCCTCTGTCAAAGTTAAGCAAAACATAAGGATGTAAGGTTATGAAGAAATGGAAGTAATAAAAAGAAGGGAATAATAATGGATAGATGAAGTACTGTCAGGGCCTCCAAGCTGAGTAACAGCATCGACAAAGCGTTCATGGAGCTCAACGGTCCAACGCAGGCGAGGCTTGGGGTCAGTGGTGAGAACCAGACCAGAGTCGCCTTGAACACACATAGGCCTATCATGGGAATTCATAGTTGTGGGCTTCTTTGGTTGGAACATTCTCTCTCACTCACACAAGCGGCTGTGAGAATACCCTGAGATTCAAGAACAAATGCGATGCAAATAGGGAGGAATAGGGTGCGTttttgaagaagagaagagagggTTTGCCTCAGGTTCCTTGGTTTTCAActatactaaaaaaaaaaaggaataaaccACAGGCTCCCCTCTtcatataaaaagaaaagctaaatttataatactaTATACCATACCATACCATACCATACCATATACCATATATCATaccaacaaaaagaaaaagaaatattaaagaGCAGCTGTTCTAACATGCACCCACTCTCCCCTTTACCCAAACAAAAGATACTATAAATATGTTGTCATCACCATACGTACAATACAATATTTATACTACACTTAAACACTTTACTGGCTGACAGACGGATAGACATACAGATCTGAACATACAGCTTCcaaatttcagaaaaaaaaagggttgagGTTACtgtttaagaaagaaaaagataagtGCATGGAAAAGTTTtgcaaaagaataaaatatggTTAGAATGTACAAAATCAGATACGTGTGAGAGTGAGGGTGAGGGTAATGTATCTTTTGTCATCTCTAAAAGAAGACTGTATCTTTCTACCATACCATTACCATGTGCAAACTTTTTGAGTATTCGGAATATGAGTGAGACGATGCACTCACCATGCCAACCATgtttaatagtacatac
The nucleotide sequence above comes from Gossypium raimondii isolate GPD5lz chromosome 13, ASM2569854v1, whole genome shotgun sequence. Encoded proteins:
- the LOC105784182 gene encoding myb family transcription factor IPN2, which gives rise to MFQPKKPTTMNSHDRPMCVQGDSGLVLTTDPKPRLRWTVELHERFVDAVTQLGGPDKATPKTIMRVMGVKGLTLYHLKSHLQKFRLGKQPHKEINDHSMKDDLQRSAASSSGMMARSMNEMQMEVQRRLHEQLEVQRHLQLRIEAQGKYMQSILEKACQTLAGENMASGGYKGMGNQGVPDIGAMKDFGPLNFPPFQDLNIYGGDQLDLPHNMDRPLVDGFISNNDNTCLGKKRPSPYSGSGKSPLIWSDDLRLQDLGTAPSCLGPQDDPFKTDQIQLAPPSTELDSISEIYDAKPVLSGDGIGEKKFEASPKLERPSPRRAALQTERMNPMINSGSVAQGRNSPFG